ACTGTTCAACGACGACATCGCGGTGTGGCACGCCGGCGACGAACGAGACAACGAGCGCGAGCGGGCCCTTCGGGTGCTGGCCTGGTTCATCAACCGCACCTCGCGGCGCCGGTACGAGGTGCTGGACCGGCGGGTGTTCGAGGGCGGGTTCGTCCAGCAGCACGTCCTGCACGCCACGGGCACGAACGGCGCCGCGATCGCGCTGCGCGTGTGCATCGTGGTGAGGCTCGGCGCCAACGGACTGATCAGCCGCATCGACGAGTACTTCGACCCCGCCGATATGGCCGCGCTGTACTGACACCGCGGTCTGATACCGAAAACCACGCAGTCGCAGCGGGAGTCGCCGTAGCATCGGCCCATGGCCGACAGTCCCGTCCGCGTGCTCGTGTACAGCGACAACGCGCGCACGCGTGAGCAGGTCATGCTCGCACTGGGCAGGCGCATCCACCCCGAACTGCCTGAGTTGAGCTATCTCGAGGTGGCCACCGCGCCCGTGGTGATTCAGCACATGGACGCCGGCGGCGTGGATCTGGCCATCCTGGACGGTGAGGCCGCCCCCGCCGGGGGGTTGGGCATCGCCAAACAACTCAAGGACGAGATCGAGCACTGCCCGCCGATCCTGGTCCTGACCGGCCGCCGCGACGACGCCTGGCTGGCCCGCTGGTCACGCGCAGAAGCGGCCGTTCCGCACCCGATTGACCCCATTGCGCTGGGCGAGGCCGTGGTGAGTCTGCTGCGTTCCCCCAGCCTCAGCTGACAGCGTGAATCGACGCGAATTACCCTGAGACCCTTGGCCGTTCGCCATCTGCGGCCATCCGACGCGCCCTCACTGCCGATAGTAACGAAAATGCGGCGAGTGCCCCGTCAAGATCGCTAGGCTGTGTTGTAGCTCACATCGACAGCCCGAGCGAGGAGCGCAGTACGGTATGGAGCTCTACACGCCCATCCTCATCCTGGGGGTCATCGCGGCCGCATTCGCGGTGGGATCGGTCGGGATCGCGCTGGTGATCGGCCCGAGAAGATACAACCGAGCCAAACTCGAAGCCTACGAATGCGGTATCGAACCGGCCAGGCAGCCGCCCGGCGGGGGCCGGTTCCC
The DNA window shown above is from Mycolicibacterium confluentis and carries:
- a CDS encoding nuclear transport factor 2 family protein yields the protein MSVTDEPAILDVADTLFRAIEQTDVGLIEELFNDDIAVWHAGDERDNERERALRVLAWFINRTSRRRYEVLDRRVFEGGFVQQHVLHATGTNGAAIALRVCIVVRLGANGLISRIDEYFDPADMAALY
- a CDS encoding Rv3143 family two-component system response regulator, with amino-acid sequence MADSPVRVLVYSDNARTREQVMLALGRRIHPELPELSYLEVATAPVVIQHMDAGGVDLAILDGEAAPAGGLGIAKQLKDEIEHCPPILVLTGRRDDAWLARWSRAEAAVPHPIDPIALGEAVVSLLRSPSLS